TGCGGGGACAGTAGATCAAAAACGGAGAAAAATCGAAGCTAAATCGGATCAAAGTCAGAGCAAAATCGAAGCAAAATCGAAGTAAAATGTCTTAAAACCTATTTTGTCAGTAAAATAAGCTTTATACCCGACGATTTGtagattttggttttttaattcCTTAAGCCACTCACAAAAACATTATGAAAAGAGTTCTGACTGTTAAAAGAGCCTTATCTGCTGCATAACAAATATCCCCAATCCCTAATGTCTCCCGTACTCACCCTGCTCCTCGTCAAAGTTCTTGGTGGACAACTGGAACAGAGCATCAAGCGGGGTATCTCCAGCTGGGGTCTCGCCACCTTTTGCAGCAGACGACTCCTCCGACTTCTTCTTGGAGCCTCCTTGGCCATCTCCCGCTGGAGCCGGAAGCTTTTCCGCCTGACTGGGGGGACTGCAGCAATCAAtgctgccgttgctgctgctgctactgctggaACGCTGCGATCTCTCGGAGCTGCCATCCTCGGAGGCAATGATCAGTGCGGGATTCAGGTGGCTCATTTGGCGCAGCAACTGCGCCTGGGCCTGCGCATGGAAGTGCTCCTGCAGCTGGCGTTGGTAGTCCCAGGCCAAGCGCTGCTCATAGCTGTGCAGCAGGGCGGGCGATAGGAAGGGATGCAGTGCAGCGGGTGGAGCAGCGGGTAGAGCAGCTGAAactggagcaggagctggcaCTCCCGTCGGCTGAGCTGTCACATTTGGAGCTGTATCTGCTGATGGCTCTTCATCCCTCCCTCGTCCCAGGATATCTGCTATGGAAAAGCTTTTGATGCGAGCCGGCGATGACTTGGGCGCGGGACTCCTTAGGAGCCTTAAGCGCTTCATGCTCAAGGATCTCATCATGGGCGGCGGCGGACTGGGCGAGCCCACCGAGATCTCGGACTCCGCGGGACTGGGCGTTCGCTGAGGCATCTTCGAGAGTCTTTTGGCTACCAGATCCTAGCGCATCTTTAAGATACACGTTCTGTAGAATGGCGATTAAAAACGCGTCGGCAAAAACGCGCGGCAGCCACACGTAAAACGTTGGCACAACGTGCAACACAAACACCAACAACGAAAATGGCTCGTGGCCGAAATTCGCTGCTATTTGCTGCTCTCTCCCAGCCACTCTCTGGCGTTGCCTCTCTCGACCGGTTTGGAGCCCAACTGGTTTCGATGACGTCACTAGTCTCGCAGCTGCTTGTCTAATTGGAAATGCCGCCTCGCTCTGGCAAAGAGGCGTGCCAGCCAGAGAGAGCGAGCGAAGAGCGGACCAATGGCAGCCGGCCAATACCTTTCCGACACCCCCCTCGACCCCATAAACTCGCTGTCAACGTGTGCGAACGTAATCAATTTGTACAATTTGACATGCGCTCTTTCTCACCACCTCTCCTTGTCCCACTCTCTCGCTTCCTCTCTGTCTAACTCCCCCTGGCTTCTCGGCATCTCACCGCCTGCGTTTCCAAGCGGCCGACTGCGTTAATTATCGTAATTGTTGGCTCTCTCCGGCTGCTTCGCAGCTCTCTTTTGGCCCACTCAATTGTCATCAATAATGATGTCTCG
Above is a genomic segment from Drosophila kikkawai strain 14028-0561.14 chromosome 3R, DkikHiC1v2, whole genome shotgun sequence containing:
- the lbl gene encoding homeobox protein Nkx-3.2; its protein translation is MPQRTPSPAESEISVGSPSPPPPMMRSLSMKRLRLLRSPAPKSSPARIKSFSIADILGRGRDEEPSADTAPNVTAQPTGVPAPAPVSAALPAAPPAALHPFLSPALLHSYEQRLAWDYQRQLQEHFHAQAQAQLLRQMSHLNPALIIASEDGSSERSQRSSSSSSSNGSIDCCSPPSQAEKLPAPAGDGQGGSKKKSEESSAAKGGETPAGDTPLDALFQLSTKNFDEEQDPATLNIFATRSNPKKKRKSRTAFTNQQIFELEKRFLYQKYLSPADRDEIAGGLGLSNAQVITWFQNRRAKLKRDMEELKKDVQSVKLPDQSADRNRLRHPQTHSGIGTDKDRDKDKDKEELRMLKLMTLMRYSDGKLLYPQPPTTSAPDLPLPHMQRSD